One region of Mus musculus strain C57BL/6J chromosome 15, GRCm38.p6 C57BL/6J genomic DNA includes:
- the Ccn3 gene encoding CCN family member 3 precursor, which yields MSLFLRKRCLCLGFLLFHLLSQVSASLRCPSRCPPKCPSISPTCAPGVRSVLDGCSCCPVCARQRGESCSEMRPCDQSSGLYCDRSADPNNQTGICMVPEGDNCVFDGVIYRNGEKFEPNCQYFCTCRDGQIGCLPRCQLDVLLPGPDCPAPRKVAVPGECCEKWTCGSDEQGTQGTLGGLALPAYRPEATVGVEVSDSSINCIEQTTEWSACSKSCGMGVSTRVTNRNRQCEMVKQTRLCIVRPCEQEPEEVTDKKGKKCLRTKKSLKAIHLQFENCTSLYTYKPRFCGVCSDGRCCTPHNTKTIQVEFQCLPGEIIKKPVMVIGTCTCYSNCPQNNEAFLQDLELKTSRGEI from the exons ATGAGCCTCTTCCTGCGAAAGCGATGCCTCTGCCTAGGCTTCCTGCTCTTCCATCTCTTAAGTCAA gtctctgcatctctgcgCTGCCCTTCTCGGTGCCCACCCAAGTGCCCCAGTATATCACCGACCTGCGCCCCCGGGGTGCGCTCGGTGCTGGACGGCTGCTCCTGCTGTCCGGTGTGCGCCCGCCAGCGCGGGGAGAGTTGTTCTGAGATGAGACCCTGTGACCAGAGCAGTGGTCTCTACTGTGACCGCAGCGCAGACCCCAACAACCAGACTGGCATTTGCATGG TTCCAGAGGGAGACAACTGTGTGTTCGATGGGGTCATTTACCGCAACGGAGAGAAGTTTGAGCCGAACTGTCAGTACTTCTGCACCTGCAGAGATGGGCAGATTGGCTGTCTGCCCCGCTGCCAGCTAGACGTGCTACTGCCGGGTCCTGACTGCCCAGCTCCGAGAAAAGTCGCAGTGCCAGGGGAGTGCTGCGAAAAGTGGACCTGTGGCTCAGACGAGCAGGGGACGCAGGGGACGCTGGGAGGCTTGGCCCTTCCAG CCTATAGACCGGAAGCCACCGTAGGAGTTGAAGTCTCTGACTCCAGCATTAACTGCATTGAGCAGACGACGGAGTGGAGCGCATGTTCCAAGAGCTGTGGAATGGGCGTGTCCACCCGGGTCACCAACAGGAATCGCCAGTGTGAGATGGTAAAACAGACTCGTCTCTGCATCGTTCGGCCTTGTGAACAAGAGCCCGAGGAAGTAACAGACAAG aaaggTAAAAAGTGTCTCCGCACCAAGAAATCCCTGAAAGCCATCCACCTACAGTTCGAGAATTGCACTAGCTTGTACACCTATAAGCCCCGGTTCTGTGGGGTCTGCAGTGATGGCCGCTGCTGTACCCCCCACAACACCAAAACCATCCAGGTGGAGTTTCAGTGTCTCCCGGGGGAAATCATCAAGAAACCAGTCATGGTCATTGGAACCTGTACCTGCTACTCCAACTGCCCTCAGAACAATGAGGCCTTCCTCCAAGATCTGGAGCTGAAGACAAGCAGAGGAGAAATTTAA